A region from the Rufibacter sp. DG15C genome encodes:
- a CDS encoding glutathione peroxidase, translating into MEQSTVAKSIYDIPLTTIDGKATSLDKYKGKKLLIVNVASECGYTPQYADLEKLHKLHGDKVVVLGFPANNFGGQEKGTNEEIAQFCQKNFGVTFPMFSKASVKGDDMQPLYKWLTDKSVNGTNDQAPSWNFCKYLIDEKGNLVKFYPSKVSPLSEELLRDING; encoded by the coding sequence ATGGAACAATCTACCGTTGCTAAATCTATCTATGACATTCCGTTGACTACCATTGACGGCAAAGCCACCTCTTTAGACAAATACAAAGGCAAGAAATTGCTGATTGTGAACGTAGCCTCTGAGTGCGGATACACGCCACAATACGCTGATCTGGAGAAACTGCACAAACTGCACGGCGATAAAGTGGTGGTCTTGGGTTTTCCAGCCAATAACTTCGGAGGTCAGGAAAAAGGCACCAATGAAGAGATTGCCCAGTTCTGCCAGAAGAACTTCGGGGTGACGTTCCCAATGTTTTCTAAAGCCTCTGTGAAAGGCGATGACATGCAGCCCCTGTACAAGTGGTTGACAGACAAAAGCGTGAACGGCACCAATGATCAGGCGCCCAGCTGGAACTTCTGCAAGTACCTGATTGACGAGAAAGGCAACCTGGTGAAATTCTATCCTTCTAAAGTGTCTCCATTGAGCGAAGAACTGCTCAGAGACATCAACGGCTAA
- the argS gene encoding arginine--tRNA ligase translates to MKNLESQIAQALSQALQYTYSHVLPAEQIALQPTRKEFAGTFTFVTFPLTKALGKGPEQIGQALGDYLKENTSQVSGYNVVKGFLNLEIHDAVWLELFSAQVAGKSAVFPETGQKQKVVVEYSSPNTNKPLHLGHLRNNFLGYSVAEIMKGAGHEVVKANLVNDRGIHICKSMIAYQLLGNGETPETAGMKGDHLVGKYYVKFDQEYKKQIDELVAQGTDKELAKKQAPLMLQAQEMLQKWEQGDADTIALWKQMNGWVYEGFDSTYRTIGVDFDKFYYESGTYMLGKDRVEEGLAKGVFFKKEDGSVWVDLTDQGLDEKLLLRADGTSVYITQDLGTAELKYEDFHYDQSIYVVADEQNYHFQVLKATLKKLGKPYSDGIFHLSYGMVDLPSGKMKSREGTVVDADELVAEMIETARQKTNELGKIDGFSKEEAEQLYHTLAMGALKYFLLKVDPKKRMLFNPEESIDFKGHTGPFIQYTHARIAAILRKASELGIASESEDFKEIEVLHETERDALILLNTAGQVVEDAARNYAPSIVAQYAFDLAKAYNRFYTEVPIFQESNAQVLSFRIAFSRQVAQTLRKTMGLLGIAVPDRM, encoded by the coding sequence ATGAAAAATCTTGAATCACAGATAGCCCAGGCGCTAAGCCAGGCCCTTCAATATACTTACTCCCACGTATTGCCGGCAGAGCAGATTGCCTTGCAACCCACCCGTAAAGAGTTTGCCGGTACGTTTACGTTTGTCACCTTTCCCTTGACCAAAGCCTTGGGCAAAGGACCAGAGCAGATTGGGCAAGCGCTGGGAGATTACCTAAAAGAGAACACGTCACAGGTCTCTGGCTACAACGTGGTCAAAGGCTTCCTGAACCTAGAGATTCATGATGCCGTGTGGTTAGAGCTATTCTCTGCGCAGGTGGCTGGAAAATCGGCTGTTTTCCCGGAAACAGGCCAAAAACAGAAAGTGGTGGTGGAGTACTCTTCACCTAACACCAACAAGCCCTTGCACCTGGGTCACTTGCGGAATAACTTTTTGGGTTACTCCGTAGCCGAGATTATGAAAGGCGCGGGCCATGAGGTGGTGAAAGCCAACCTGGTAAACGACCGCGGCATTCACATCTGCAAGTCCATGATTGCCTATCAATTATTAGGCAACGGAGAGACGCCAGAAACTGCCGGCATGAAGGGTGACCACCTAGTGGGCAAGTACTATGTCAAGTTTGACCAGGAATACAAGAAGCAGATTGATGAATTGGTAGCCCAAGGCACCGACAAAGAGTTAGCTAAAAAGCAGGCGCCTTTGATGCTGCAGGCCCAGGAGATGCTTCAGAAATGGGAGCAAGGCGATGCAGACACCATTGCCCTCTGGAAACAGATGAACGGCTGGGTGTATGAGGGTTTTGACTCCACTTACCGCACCATTGGTGTTGACTTCGACAAGTTCTACTATGAGTCTGGAACCTACATGCTGGGCAAGGACCGCGTGGAGGAAGGCTTGGCCAAAGGCGTGTTCTTCAAGAAAGAAGACGGCTCCGTTTGGGTGGACCTAACGGACCAAGGCTTGGACGAGAAGCTATTGCTACGCGCAGACGGAACCTCTGTGTACATCACCCAAGACCTGGGTACCGCTGAGCTCAAATACGAAGACTTCCACTATGACCAGTCTATCTATGTGGTGGCAGATGAGCAGAACTACCATTTCCAGGTACTAAAGGCCACGTTGAAGAAACTGGGCAAGCCATACTCAGACGGTATCTTCCACTTGTCTTACGGAATGGTGGACCTGCCCAGCGGCAAGATGAAGTCCAGAGAGGGAACGGTAGTAGACGCCGATGAACTGGTAGCCGAGATGATTGAAACTGCTCGTCAGAAAACCAATGAACTAGGCAAGATTGACGGTTTCTCAAAAGAAGAAGCTGAGCAACTGTACCACACGCTGGCCATGGGCGCCTTGAAGTACTTTTTACTGAAAGTAGACCCGAAGAAGCGCATGCTCTTCAACCCAGAGGAGTCCATTGACTTTAAAGGGCACACGGGTCCTTTTATTCAGTATACCCATGCGCGTATTGCCGCCATTCTGCGCAAAGCCAGCGAGCTGGGTATTGCCTCTGAGAGCGAGGACTTCAAAGAGATTGAGGTATTGCATGAAACGGAGCGCGATGCCTTGATTTTATTGAACACGGCCGGACAGGTGGTAGAAGATGCGGCCCGTAACTATGCGCCTTCTATTGTGGCCCAGTATGCCTTTGATCTGGCCAAAGCGTATAACAGATTCTACACCGAGGTGCCCATCTTCCAGGAGAGCAACGCCCAGGTGTTGAGTTTCAGGATTGCGTTCTCCCGTCAGGTAGCCCAGACCTTGCGTAAAACCATGGGACTGTTAGGCATTGCGGTGCCAGACAGAATGTAA
- a CDS encoding arginase, whose translation MKKIRLIEVKSELGAGTRGASLGVDALRIACLNQKSDYFQRFTTVEVPNLNDVLFEKNLFPHAKYIDSILHTYKRISATVEQTFELGMFPLVLAGDHSNAGGTIAGIKATYPDKKLGVIWVDAHADIHSPYTTPSGNMHGMPLAVSLHEDNMDCKVNDPEPETIFFWEALKRVGTDQPKMKHENIVYIVTRSYEKPEVYLFDKHNIKNFTYPEVMAKGIEQVAQEALHRLKDCDIIYVSFDVDSLDSKFSKGTGTPVEVGLNVTQAKELCRALVSDPRVVCFEMVEINPTLDAENTMANNAFEILEYTTEGILERLSKEA comes from the coding sequence ATGAAAAAAATAAGACTGATTGAGGTGAAATCTGAGCTAGGGGCTGGTACCCGCGGGGCCAGTTTAGGAGTAGATGCGCTCAGGATTGCCTGCCTCAACCAAAAGTCAGATTATTTTCAACGGTTTACCACGGTAGAGGTTCCCAACCTCAATGATGTTCTCTTTGAAAAGAACCTGTTCCCCCATGCCAAATACATTGACAGTATTCTTCATACCTACAAACGTATCAGTGCCACGGTAGAGCAGACGTTTGAATTAGGGATGTTCCCGCTGGTACTGGCTGGTGACCACTCTAACGCAGGCGGGACCATTGCTGGTATAAAAGCCACCTATCCAGACAAGAAACTGGGCGTGATCTGGGTAGACGCACACGCAGACATCCACTCACCGTACACCACGCCTTCAGGCAACATGCACGGCATGCCCTTGGCGGTATCGTTGCACGAGGACAACATGGACTGCAAAGTGAACGATCCAGAGCCAGAGACCATTTTCTTCTGGGAGGCCTTGAAGCGCGTAGGCACCGACCAGCCCAAGATGAAACATGAGAACATTGTCTACATTGTGACCCGCAGCTATGAGAAGCCAGAAGTTTATCTGTTTGACAAGCACAACATTAAAAACTTCACCTACCCAGAGGTAATGGCCAAAGGCATTGAGCAGGTAGCCCAGGAAGCCTTACACCGCCTGAAGGACTGTGACATTATTTATGTATCTTTTGACGTAGACAGCTTAGACTCTAAGTTCTCCAAAGGCACCGGTACCCCGGTAGAGGTAGGCTTAAACGTGACCCAGGCCAAAGAACTATGCAGGGCCTTGGTAAGCGACCCGCGTGTGGTGTGCTTTGAGATGGTAGAAATCAATCCTACCCTGGACGCCGAGAACACAATGGCCAACAATGCCTTTGAAATTTTAGAGTACACCACAGAGGGCATTCTGGAGCGTTTATCTAAGGAAGCCTAA
- a CDS encoding arginine decarboxylase, with the protein MDKYTDLIHQTFDFPTEEFTVHNNELSFNGIPMMELVKQYGTPLRLTYLPKISSQIQKAKVLFKESMAKLNYQGTYTYCYCTKSSHFSFVLEEALKNDIHIETSSSFDMPIIKALYEKGKVSKDIFVVCNGYKRDLYRNYITSMINEGFKNVTPVLDDLNEIDHYQGFVEGTCQVGIRLASDEEPKFQFYTSRLGINYNDVVGLYEQKIKDNPKFKLKMLHYFINTGIKDTSYYWSELSRFVHKYCEMKKICPDLDTIDIGGGFPIKTSIQFDYNYRYMIEEILRTIQRICKEEGVAEPNIFTEFGIYTVGESGAHIYSILDTKLQNDKELWYMIDGSFITNLPDTWALNQRYILMALNNWDKDYQRLNLGGLTCDSQDYYNSEMHSFQVFLPKVQKEQAEPQYIGFFHTGAYQESLSGYGGIKHCLIPSPKHVLINREEDGTLKSWVFAEEQNEESMLKILGYKD; encoded by the coding sequence ATGGATAAATACACCGACCTCATACATCAAACCTTTGATTTCCCTACTGAGGAATTTACTGTACATAACAACGAGCTGTCCTTCAACGGCATTCCCATGATGGAACTGGTGAAGCAGTACGGCACCCCGCTTAGGCTTACCTATTTACCCAAGATCAGCTCCCAGATTCAGAAAGCCAAAGTGCTTTTTAAAGAGTCAATGGCCAAGCTGAATTACCAGGGCACCTACACGTATTGCTATTGCACCAAATCATCCCACTTCTCTTTTGTCTTAGAGGAAGCCCTTAAGAACGACATCCACATTGAGACGTCTTCTTCTTTTGACATGCCCATCATAAAGGCTTTGTATGAGAAAGGGAAAGTGAGCAAGGACATCTTTGTAGTCTGCAATGGCTACAAGCGTGACTTGTACCGCAACTACATCACCAGCATGATCAATGAGGGCTTCAAAAACGTGACGCCGGTGCTGGATGACTTAAATGAGATTGACCACTACCAAGGATTTGTGGAAGGCACCTGCCAGGTGGGCATTAGACTCGCCTCTGATGAGGAGCCTAAGTTCCAGTTCTATACCTCGCGCCTGGGCATCAACTACAATGACGTGGTGGGCCTGTATGAGCAGAAAATTAAGGACAACCCCAAGTTCAAGCTCAAGATGCTTCATTACTTCATCAATACGGGCATCAAGGACACGTCGTATTATTGGTCAGAACTGAGCCGCTTTGTGCACAAGTACTGTGAGATGAAGAAGATCTGCCCAGACCTAGATACCATTGACATTGGCGGCGGTTTCCCTATCAAGACATCCATCCAGTTTGACTACAACTACCGCTATATGATTGAGGAAATCCTCAGGACCATCCAGCGGATTTGTAAGGAAGAAGGCGTGGCCGAGCCGAACATCTTCACGGAGTTTGGTATTTATACCGTGGGTGAAAGCGGTGCGCACATCTATTCCATACTAGACACCAAACTGCAGAACGACAAGGAGCTTTGGTATATGATTGACGGTTCATTCATTACCAACCTGCCAGACACCTGGGCTTTGAACCAGCGCTACATCTTAATGGCCCTCAACAACTGGGACAAAGACTACCAGCGCCTGAACCTGGGTGGTTTGACCTGTGACAGCCAGGATTACTATAACTCAGAGATGCACTCGTTCCAGGTGTTCCTCCCTAAGGTACAAAAAGAGCAGGCAGAGCCGCAGTACATTGGTTTCTTCCACACGGGGGCTTACCAAGAGAGCTTAAGCGGGTACGGCGGCATCAAGCATTGCCTTATTCCATCACCTAAGCACGTGCTAATCAATAGAGAAGAAGACGGAACGCTCAAGTCCTGGGTTTTTGCCGAAGAGCAGAATGAGGAGTCCATGCTCAAGATTCTGGGCTATAAGGATTAA
- a CDS encoding HAD-IIIA family hydrolase — protein MPKAIFLDRDGVLNVERGAYTFKTEDFDVCAGVPEALTLLKQQGYYLIVITNQGGIAKGLYTKEHVLACHEKLQQACGGILDALYMAPAHESVSASIARKPDSLMLEKAMAKFNVDPAQCWMVGDQLRDMQAAEKVGVKGVLVGDYPAGTHPFQAENLLEAATRFILPEGQK, from the coding sequence ATGCCGAAAGCGATTTTCTTAGACAGGGATGGGGTGTTGAACGTAGAGCGCGGGGCGTATACGTTTAAGACAGAAGACTTTGACGTATGCGCGGGGGTGCCAGAGGCCTTGACGTTGCTCAAGCAGCAGGGCTATTACTTAATTGTCATCACCAACCAAGGCGGCATTGCCAAAGGCCTATATACCAAAGAACACGTCCTGGCCTGCCATGAGAAGCTGCAACAAGCCTGCGGCGGTATATTAGATGCGCTTTATATGGCGCCAGCCCATGAGTCGGTGTCGGCGTCTATTGCTAGAAAGCCAGATAGTTTGATGCTGGAGAAGGCCATGGCCAAATTCAATGTAGACCCTGCCCAATGCTGGATGGTAGGCGACCAGCTACGAGACATGCAGGCCGCTGAGAAAGTGGGAGTGAAGGGAGTTTTGGTAGGAGACTATCCCGCTGGTACGCATCCGTTTCAGGCAGAGAATTTGTTGGAGGCGGCCACAAGATTCATCCTACCCGAAGGGCAAAAATAA
- the hemG gene encoding protoporphyrinogen oxidase, translating into MRVAIIGAGISGLALAYYLQKLGVRYDLFEASNQAGGMLRSGRQGAYQFEMGPSSLQFTPELEELLQELKLQEETVLPTAQAANRYILKEGKYHKLPLTPLSMLFQPFFDWRTKLKIARETQHAKEEVKEETISHFFARRFGQEVVDYLVKPMVAGMYGGDPDVLLLEKTLPFLQKLEHQHGSVLKGLVQAPEIKRRPIFTLRNGLETLAEAISSKLISIHLGQRIEMVHKLHGKYLLSIQNDVEGLSDEEFDAVVIALPAHAAADLLNYVAPGLSASLYNVNYAPMAVVHTAYHREQVKFPLAGYGALHPQKEKTFTGGSVWTSSIFPHCAPEKEVFFTSYVGGTQWKQHLDLPRQEIMEKVHAELKALYGISAKEPTFQHFHRWAKALPQPDVYILDVHLMAQALEEEQLYCCANWVAGPSVPDCISFAKNLAQKINSQRPSF; encoded by the coding sequence ATGCGAGTTGCCATTATTGGAGCAGGGATTTCTGGGTTGGCTTTGGCGTACTACTTACAAAAGCTAGGGGTACGCTATGACCTGTTTGAAGCCAGCAACCAAGCAGGTGGCATGCTCAGAAGCGGCAGGCAGGGCGCTTACCAGTTTGAGATGGGGCCTTCTTCCCTGCAATTCACCCCTGAGCTGGAAGAATTGCTGCAAGAATTGAAACTACAGGAAGAGACCGTATTGCCCACTGCGCAGGCCGCCAACCGCTATATTCTAAAAGAAGGCAAATACCACAAGCTGCCCTTGACGCCTTTGAGCATGTTGTTCCAACCTTTCTTTGACTGGCGCACCAAACTTAAAATTGCCAGAGAGACCCAACATGCCAAAGAAGAGGTGAAGGAAGAAACCATTTCCCATTTCTTTGCCAGGAGATTTGGCCAGGAGGTGGTAGACTATTTAGTAAAACCCATGGTGGCGGGCATGTACGGCGGAGATCCAGATGTTTTGCTATTAGAAAAAACGCTGCCATTTCTCCAAAAGCTGGAGCATCAACATGGATCGGTTTTAAAAGGCCTGGTACAGGCTCCAGAAATTAAGCGACGGCCCATCTTTACCTTAAGAAACGGCTTAGAAACTCTGGCCGAGGCCATCTCATCAAAGCTAATCTCCATACACTTGGGCCAACGCATTGAGATGGTCCATAAACTACACGGTAAATACCTTTTAAGCATCCAAAATGACGTGGAGGGTTTGAGCGATGAGGAATTTGACGCTGTGGTCATTGCCCTGCCCGCACATGCCGCCGCTGATCTACTAAACTACGTAGCCCCAGGATTGTCTGCTTCCTTATACAATGTCAACTACGCGCCCATGGCGGTGGTGCACACTGCCTACCACCGGGAGCAGGTGAAGTTTCCCTTGGCGGGGTATGGCGCCTTGCACCCCCAGAAAGAGAAGACCTTTACCGGCGGCTCTGTCTGGACCAGCTCCATTTTTCCGCATTGCGCGCCAGAAAAGGAAGTCTTCTTTACCAGCTATGTGGGCGGTACCCAATGGAAGCAGCACCTAGACTTGCCCAGGCAGGAGATCATGGAGAAAGTACACGCCGAATTGAAAGCCCTCTATGGCATCTCAGCTAAGGAACCTACCTTTCAGCATTTTCACAGGTGGGCCAAGGCCCTGCCCCAGCCTGATGTCTATATCTTGGATGTGCACCTCATGGCACAGGCCTTGGAGGAAGAGCAGTTGTATTGCTGCGCCAATTGGGTAGCCGGGCCTAGTGTGCCAGACTGCATTTCCTTCGCTAAAAACCTAGCCCAGAAAATTAATTCGCAGCGGCCGTCCTTCTAA
- a CDS encoding polyprenol monophosphomannose synthase, with product MKESVVVIPTYNEIENIVAIIRKVFSLPHPFHVLVVDDGSPDGTAEAVMHLQAEYPDRLFLEQRKGKLGLGTAYIHGFKYALRAGYQYIFEMDADFSHNPHDLLALHDACAVDGFDMAIGSRYSSGVNVVNWPMSRVLLSYFASRYVRLITGMPIHDATAGFKCYSRKVLETINLDRIRFIGYAFQIEMKFLTYKYGFKIKEVPIIFTDRAKGQSKMSKGIIKEAFLGVIQMKLDSYFRHFTR from the coding sequence ATGAAAGAGTCTGTGGTGGTGATTCCTACCTACAATGAGATAGAGAATATTGTAGCAATTATCCGGAAAGTATTTTCCCTCCCCCATCCTTTCCATGTTTTAGTGGTAGACGACGGCTCACCGGACGGTACGGCAGAGGCTGTCATGCATTTGCAGGCCGAATACCCAGACCGTTTGTTTTTAGAGCAACGCAAAGGAAAGTTGGGACTTGGTACTGCCTACATTCATGGGTTTAAATACGCACTTAGAGCTGGCTACCAGTACATCTTTGAGATGGACGCAGATTTCTCCCACAACCCACATGATTTGTTGGCTTTGCATGATGCCTGCGCGGTAGATGGTTTTGACATGGCCATTGGCAGCCGCTACAGCAGCGGCGTGAACGTGGTGAACTGGCCCATGAGCCGCGTATTGCTATCGTATTTTGCCAGCCGCTACGTGCGCCTGATCACGGGCATGCCCATTCATGACGCCACCGCGGGTTTTAAATGCTATTCTAGAAAAGTGCTGGAGACTATCAACCTGGACCGTATTCGGTTTATTGGCTACGCCTTCCAGATTGAAATGAAGTTCCTGACCTATAAGTATGGGTTCAAGATAAAAGAGGTGCCCATCATTTTCACAGATCGTGCCAAGGGCCAGTCCAAAATGAGCAAAGGCATTATCAAGGAAGCATTCTTGGGTGTGATTCAGATGAAACTGGATAGCTACTTCAGGCACTTTACCAGGTAG
- a CDS encoding TerC family protein — translation MVKTDILFWIGFNVVVLVLLALDLFVFHRKSHVVKIKEALGWSAFWIALSLAFNVLIYYWKGSGPALEFLTAYLIEKSLSVDNLFVFILIFGYFKVEQQYQHKILFWGVLGALFFRAVFILVGVSLLNHFHFIIYILGAFLVFTGIKMATSGGQEDIDPEANPVIKFVSRYIPVTNRHFGSKFFVKIDKTVFATPLFLVLIMVETTDIVFAADSIPAILAISKDPFIVYTSNVFALLGLRALYFALAGIMQLFHYLHYGLSLILVFIGAKLMLSDYIHINMVIALGVVAFILATSVVLSLIFPKKEKDLPTLPGQETDK, via the coding sequence ATGGTAAAGACAGATATACTCTTTTGGATAGGCTTCAACGTGGTGGTGTTGGTACTGCTCGCCTTGGACCTATTTGTTTTTCACCGCAAAAGCCATGTGGTTAAGATAAAGGAAGCATTGGGCTGGAGTGCTTTCTGGATTGCGCTTTCTCTGGCTTTTAACGTCCTTATCTATTACTGGAAAGGCTCTGGGCCTGCGTTGGAGTTTTTGACGGCTTACCTTATTGAGAAGTCCTTGAGTGTGGACAACCTGTTTGTGTTCATTCTCATCTTCGGGTATTTTAAAGTAGAGCAGCAGTACCAGCACAAAATCCTTTTCTGGGGAGTCTTGGGAGCCTTGTTCTTTAGGGCAGTCTTTATCCTAGTAGGCGTTTCCCTATTGAACCACTTCCATTTTATCATCTACATCCTGGGTGCGTTCTTGGTGTTTACAGGTATTAAGATGGCTACTTCGGGCGGACAGGAAGACATTGACCCAGAGGCAAACCCCGTCATCAAGTTTGTTAGCAGGTACATACCGGTCACCAATCGGCACTTTGGCTCCAAATTCTTTGTTAAGATTGACAAGACCGTATTTGCCACGCCATTGTTTCTAGTGTTGATCATGGTGGAGACCACGGACATTGTCTTTGCCGCAGACTCTATTCCAGCCATTCTAGCTATCTCAAAAGACCCATTTATTGTCTACACATCAAACGTATTTGCCTTACTGGGCCTTAGGGCATTGTATTTTGCGCTGGCGGGTATCATGCAGCTCTTCCACTACCTGCACTATGGTCTATCCTTGATTCTGGTCTTCATAGGCGCCAAGCTTATGCTATCAGACTACATCCACATTAACATGGTCATAGCTCTGGGCGTAGTTGCTTTCATATTGGCTACTTCTGTGGTCCTTTCCCTGATATTCCCTAAAAAAGAAAAAGACTTGCCTACCCTACCTGGACAGGAGACGGATAAGTAA
- a CDS encoding biosynthetic peptidoglycan transglycosylase, whose amino-acid sequence MNKVIQKVEAKYPAKLQIGSARFLDLNTVMVQDIQFLPIDQPKLLQIDSVEATVSFKSLFLGRLVFKQFNVSNGTVDAIKEGTIDNFSFLLKKKSSQTASVDTTQKSNYAVLLNRLIETVFENVPDGVNFQRLAVSLKNDGLFIGVKIPSLTVEDGVILSKMVISTDSVTNNMNVKGLVDPDDYLLSAKMYGDKPGGIEVPYIERKWGATMKFDTLSLSITGKKFKNGELTVTGESSGYSLVLNHPKIADEDVFVKDGALKYVVTLGDHYYSLDTLSEVRINKAIFYPQLTYETGPKKKIGIKIDSPNIPANDLFESMPPGLFDTFQGMKATGSFKYHMDFYVDMARVDSLTFNSDLDAQNLKITQFGAQDLRKLNQEFVHTVYENGKEVRSFPVGPSYPKFTPYAQISPYLKNSILTAEDPKFMTHKGFHEGAFRHSLITNIKENSFVRGGSTVSMQLVKNVFLTRKKTITRKVEEALIVWLIENLRISEKQRMYEVYLNVIEWGPGIYGVKEAAQFYFQKQPSQLTLEESMFLASIVPKPKQYRSYFDAYGNLRAYPRYFFKLISGNMLKKGLISYSDYNSVSSHVNLKGRAADFIIKVKPDTTMIMDTLQLAPIDLLD is encoded by the coding sequence GTGAATAAGGTTATTCAGAAAGTTGAGGCCAAGTACCCAGCTAAGCTCCAGATTGGCTCTGCGCGTTTCCTTGATTTGAATACGGTCATGGTACAGGATATCCAGTTCCTGCCAATAGATCAACCCAAACTCTTACAGATTGATAGTGTAGAAGCTACTGTGAGCTTTAAGTCCTTGTTCTTAGGTAGGTTGGTGTTTAAACAGTTCAACGTTTCTAACGGAACGGTGGACGCTATCAAGGAAGGGACTATTGATAATTTCTCCTTTCTCCTTAAAAAGAAATCATCCCAAACGGCGAGTGTAGACACCACGCAGAAATCAAATTATGCGGTCCTGTTAAACAGACTCATTGAGACTGTTTTTGAGAACGTGCCTGATGGGGTGAACTTTCAACGTTTGGCGGTTTCTTTAAAGAACGACGGGCTTTTCATTGGCGTGAAAATACCTTCCTTAACGGTTGAAGACGGTGTGATCCTCTCCAAGATGGTCATCTCTACAGATTCTGTTACCAATAACATGAATGTGAAAGGGTTGGTGGATCCAGATGATTATTTGTTGTCTGCCAAGATGTATGGGGATAAGCCCGGCGGAATTGAGGTGCCGTACATTGAACGCAAATGGGGGGCCACCATGAAATTCGACACCCTTAGCCTGAGCATCACTGGTAAGAAGTTCAAAAATGGTGAACTAACCGTTACTGGGGAATCCAGTGGCTATAGTCTAGTGTTAAACCACCCTAAAATTGCAGACGAGGATGTATTTGTGAAAGATGGCGCCCTTAAATACGTAGTTACGTTGGGGGACCATTATTATTCATTAGACACCTTATCTGAGGTGCGTATAAACAAAGCCATCTTCTATCCCCAGCTTACATATGAGACGGGACCTAAAAAGAAAATTGGGATAAAGATTGACTCGCCCAACATTCCTGCCAACGATTTGTTCGAGTCTATGCCTCCTGGCTTGTTTGATACCTTCCAAGGCATGAAAGCGACAGGTTCATTCAAGTACCATATGGATTTTTATGTAGACATGGCCCGAGTGGATAGTCTTACATTTAATTCAGACTTGGATGCCCAAAATCTGAAGATAACCCAGTTTGGTGCCCAGGACCTTCGGAAACTAAACCAGGAGTTTGTTCACACCGTGTATGAAAACGGGAAAGAAGTAAGAAGCTTTCCGGTTGGGCCTTCTTACCCAAAATTCACTCCTTACGCGCAGATTTCGCCATACTTAAAAAATTCTATCTTAACTGCTGAAGACCCTAAGTTCATGACCCATAAAGGATTTCATGAAGGAGCCTTCCGTCATTCACTAATCACTAATATCAAGGAGAATTCCTTTGTACGGGGCGGAAGCACGGTTTCTATGCAGCTGGTGAAAAACGTCTTCTTGACCAGAAAGAAAACCATTACGCGTAAAGTAGAGGAGGCTCTAATTGTCTGGCTGATCGAGAACTTAAGGATAAGCGAGAAGCAGCGGATGTATGAAGTATATCTGAACGTGATTGAATGGGGCCCGGGAATATACGGCGTAAAAGAGGCGGCACAGTTTTATTTCCAGAAACAGCCTAGCCAGTTAACGCTGGAAGAGAGTATGTTCTTGGCCAGCATTGTCCCCAAGCCCAAACAATACCGTTCCTATTTTGATGCTTATGGCAATTTGCGGGCCTATCCACGCTACTTTTTTAAGTTGATTAGCGGGAACATGCTTAAGAAAGGCCTCATCTCTTATAGTGACTATAACAGCGTATCCTCACATGTTAACTTGAAGGGACGTGCGGCAGATTTCATCATCAAGGTGAAACCAGATACTACCATGATCATGGATACACTGCAACTTGCACCAATTGATCTGTTAGATTAA